One segment of Triticum aestivum cultivar Chinese Spring chromosome 2A, IWGSC CS RefSeq v2.1, whole genome shotgun sequence DNA contains the following:
- the LOC123185754 gene encoding wall-associated receptor kinase 5-like, which translates to MQVFLKLCLGLVLLVAKYAPGTAVPSSDCPSQCGTVEIPYPFGIGLDCSLSQGFNISCKVQDGVFKPFKGDFEVLDISLTRGAIRVLNYITAYCYNASTASMKFFGRYDGYVGRPSSLYRLSDVQNRFTVIGCNALAFISDYNGTGYQGLGVATCRNLSDLADGSCSGMGCSQTAIPKRMFYYDTTFLKGVNTSEIWEFNPCSYAVLMEAAAFRFSTTYINTNNFNDTYNGRVPMVLDWAMRDVKSCDVAKQNMTGIYACLSTNSECVDSTNDQGYICNCTNGYEGNPYLQDGCKDVNECSHGPCPSDGYCHNVGGEYRCSCRHGKKYVKESNTCNPNIGLIIGVIMGLFGLMVIIMIIVFWGQMTIQTRKLNKVKKEYFRQHGGLILFDRMKSEKGLAFTVFSEAQLIRATDNYNSSRILGKGGHGTVYKGIINNMPVAIKRCAVVDERQKKEFGQEMLILSQINHKHVVKLLGCCLEVEIPILVYEFVLNDTLFELIHGKNQALQISFSTLLRIAHEAAEGLSFLHSFASPPIIHGDVKTSNILLDDNYMAKVSDFGASILAPSDKEQFVTMVKGTCGYLDPEYMQTCQLTDKSDVYSFGVILLEILTGQLPLKLEGSEKQRSLALIFLSAMKENNLNDVLVSHVKGQESMELLAGLADLAKKCLDMCGDNRPSMKEVADELNRMRKLSLHPWVRIDVEPEAENLLGQESISGYEIELSGYPVGESENQPINPRSSYYAR; encoded by the exons ATGCAAGTGTTTTTGAAGCTTTGCCTCGGTCTCGTATTGCTTGTAGCAAAGTATGCACCTGGAACTGCGGTTCCTAGTTCAGATTGCCCAAGTCAGTGTGGTACCGTTGAGATACCGTACCCATTCGGTATCGGACTGGACTGCTCACTCTCTCAAGGCTTCAACATCAGTTGCAAGGTCCAAGATGGCGTCTTCAAGCCATTCAAAGGCGACTTTGAGGTGCTGGACATTTCCTTGACTCGTGGCGCGATCCGGGTGCTCAACTACATCACGGCCTACTGTTACAACGCCTCTACAGCGAGCATGAAGTTTTTCGGCCGTTACGACGGCTATGTAGGCCGACCTTCCTCCCTCTACCGGCTCTCCGACGTTCAGAACAGGTTCACCGTCATCGGGTGCAACGCCCTCGCCTTTATATCCGACTACAATGGCACTGGCTATCAAGGCTTGGGCGTCGCAACGTGCCGCAACTTGTCAGACTTGGCAGACGGATCCTGCTCTGGTATGGGCTGCTCCCAGACTGCAATACCAAAGAGGATGTTTTACTACGACACAACCTTCTTGAAAGGGGTCAACACAAGTGAAATATGGGAGTTCAACCCTTGCAGCTATGCGGTACTGATGGAGGCAGCGGCATTCAGGTTCAGCACAACGTATATAAACACCAACAATTTCAATGACACATATAATGGAAGGGTGCCTATGGTTCTTGACTGGGCTATGAGAGATGTGAAGTCATGTGATGTTGCAAAACAGAATATGACCGGTATTTATGCATGCCTTAGCACCAACAGTGAGTGTGTGGATTCCACCAATGATCAAGGGTACATATGCAATTGCACCAATGGTTATGAAGGCAACCCTTATCTTCAAGATGGATGCAAAG ATGTTAATGAATGCAGTCACGGCCCATGCCCTTCAGATGGCTATTGTCACAATGTCGGTGGAGAATACCGGTGTTCTTGTCGACATGGAAAAAAATATGTCAAAGAAAGCAATACATGCAACCCTAATATCGGCTTAATAATAG GAGTTATAATGGGATTATTCGGCCTGATGGTTATCATCATGATCATTGTCTTCTGGGGACAGATGACAATTCAAACGCGAAAACTTAATAAAGTTAAGAAGGAGTATTTTCGCCAGCATGGAGGCTTGATTTTGTTTGATAGGATGAAATCAGAGAAAGGTCTTGCTTTTACTGTATTTTCAGAAGCTCAACTCATACGTGCCACCGACAACTACAATAGTAGCAGAATACTTGGAAAAGGAGGCCATGGGACAGTCTATAAAGGGATAATAAACAACATGCCAGTGGCAATTAAAAGATGTGCAGTGGTTGATGAAAGACAAAAAAAGGAATTCGGCCAAGAGATGCTCATTTTATCTCAAATCAATCACAAGCATGTTGTCAAGCTCTTGGGTTGTTGTCTTGAGGTGGAAATTCCGATTCTAGTATATGAATTTGTCCTAAATGATACACTGTTCGAGCTTATCCATGGCAAGAACCAAGCATTACAAATATCCTTCAGTACTCTCTTAAGGATTGCTCATGAAGCAGCTGAAGGACTTAGCTTCCTCCATTCATTTGCATCTCCCCCAATAATTCATGGTGATGTGAAAACTTCCAACATCTTGCTTGATGATAACTATATGGCCAAAGTGTCAGACTTTGGAGCCTCCATACTAGCCCCATCTGACAAAGAGCAGTTTGTCACAATGGTTAAAGGTACTTGTGGTTACCTTGACCCCGAGTACATGCAAACATGCCAGTTAACAGACAAAAGCGATGTGTACAGCTTTGGAGTTATCCTTTTAGAGATTCTCACGGGTCAGTTGCCACTAAAGCTCGAGGGGTCTGAGAAGCAAAGAAGCTTGGCATTGATTTTCTTGTCAGCCATGAAGGAGAATAACCTAAATGATGTGCTGGTTAGCCACGTAAAAGGCCAAGAGAGCATGGAGTTGCTGGCAGGACTTGCAGACCTAGCTAAGAAATGCCTAGATATGTGTGGTGACAATAGACCATCTATGAAAGAAGTCGCTGATGAGCTCAACAGAATGAGGAAACTTTCACTACATCCCTGGGTACGGATCGATGTTGAGCCAGAAGCAGAAAACCTTCTTGGGCAAGAATCTATTAGTGGGTATGAAATAGAATTAAGTGGGTATCCCGTGGGCGAAAGTGAGAACCAGCCCATAAATCCAAGAAGTTCCTATTATGCAAGGTGA
- the LOC123185755 gene encoding putative wall-associated receptor kinase-like 16 — protein MQVFLQLGLGLVLLASQYAPGTAVPSSGCRRQCGTVEIPYPFGIDPGCSLAEGFDLSCKVQDGVQKPFKGAFEVLDISLTEGTTRVLNYILGYCYNTSTGSMEYFGRYAGFNEGDPSSPYRFSDVQNKFTVIGCNALILIYDFDATGYQGLGVATCRNLSDLVDGSCSGMGCSQTAIPKRMYYYDIAFSEIVNTSEIWEFNRCSYVVLMEAAAFKFSTAYISTNKFNETYDGRVPMILDWAMRDVKSCDVAEQNKTGTYACLSSNSKCVNSTNDQGYMCNCTNGYEGNPYLRDGCKDVNECNHNPCPSDGFCRNIGGEYQCSCGLGKKYIQKSNTCNTNIVLTIGITMGIFGLMVIIMFTVFCGQIIMQKRKLKKVKQEYFHQHGGLLLFDKMKSEKGLAFNVFSEAELIHATDNFDNSRILGKGGHGTVYKGILKNMPVAIKRCAIVDERQKKEFGQEMLILSQINHKNIVKLLGCCLEVEVPILVYEFVLNGTLFELIHGRNQALQISFSTLLRIAHEAAEGLSFLHSYASPPIIHGDVKTSNILLDDNYMAKVSDFGASILAPSDKEQFVTMVQGTCGYLDPEYMQTCQLTDKSDVYSFGVILLEILTGQLPLKLEGSEKQRSLSLIFLSAMKENNLDAVLASHVKGQESMELLIGLADLAKKCLDMCGENRPSMKEVADELNRLRKLSVHPWARLDIETNAENLLGGESTSGYEIELSGYPTGESEDLPINPGSSYYAR, from the exons ATGCAAGTGTTCTTGCAGCTTGGACTCGGTCTCGTATTGCTTGCATCACAGTATGCACCTGGAACTGCGGTTCCTAGTTCAGGATGCCGAAGACAGTGCGGTACTGTTGAAATACCGTACCCATTCGGCATCGACCCGGGCTGCTCGCTCGCAGAAGGCTTCGACCTCAGTTGCAAGGTCCAAGATGGCGTCCAGAAGCCATTCAAGGGTGCCTTTGAGGTGCTCGACATTTCTTTGACCGAAGGCACGACCCGGGTGCTTAATTACATCCTGgggtactgctacaacacctccaCAGGGAGCATGGAGTATTTTGGCCGATATGCGGGGTTCAATGAAGGAGATCCTTCTTCTCCCTACCGGTTCTCCGACGTCCAGAACAAGTTCACGGTCATCGGGTGCAACGCCCTCATCTTGATATACGACTTTGATGCCACGGGCTACCAGGGCTTGGGCGTCGCAACATGCCGCAATTTGTCTGACTTGGTGGACGGATCCTGCTCCGGCATGGGCTGCTCCCAGACTGCAATACCGAAGAGGATGTACTACTATGACATAGCCTTCTCAGAAATAGTCAACACAAGTGAAATTTGGGAGTTCAACCGTTGTAGCTATGTGGTACTGATGGAGGCCGCGGCATTCAAGTTCAGCACTGCCTACATAAGCACAAATAAGTTCAATGAAACATATGATGGACGGGTGCCAATGATTCTTGACTGGGCTATGAGAGATGTGAAGTCATGTGATGTTGCAGAACAGAATAAGACGGGCACTTATGCATGCCTCAGCAGCAACAGCAAATGCGTGAATTCCACCAATGATCAAGGTTACATGTGTAATTGCACCAATGGTTATGAAGGCAACCCTTATCTCCGAGATGGATGCAAAG ACGTTAATGAATGCAATCACAACCCATGCCCTTCAGATGGTTTTTGTCGCAATATCGGTGGAGAATACCAGTGTTCTTGTGGACTTGGGAAAAAATATATCCAAAAAAGCAATACATGCAACACTAACATTGTCTTAACAATAG GAATTACAATGGGAATATTCGGCCTAATGGTTATCATCATGTTCACAGTTTTTTGCGGGCAGATTATAATGCAAAAGAGAAAACTGAAAAAAGTTAAGCAGGAGTATTTTCATCAGCATGGAGGCTTACTTTTGTTTGACAAGATGAAATCAGAAAAAGGTCTTGCTTTCAATGTATTTTCAGAAGCTGAACTCATACATGCAACTGACAACTTCGACAATAGTAGGATACTTGGAAAAGGAGGCCATGGAACGGTCTATAAAGGGATACTAAAGAACATGCCTGTTGCAATTAAAAGATGTGCGATAGTTGACGAAAGACAAAAGAAGGAATTTGGCCAAGAGATGCTTATTTTGTCCCAAATCAATCACAAGAACATTGTCAAACTCTTGGGTTGTTGCCTTGAGGTGGAAGTTCCAATTCTAGTATATGAGTTTGTCCTAAACGGTACACTATTCGAGCTTATCCATGGCAGAAACCAAGCATTGCAAATATCCTTTAGCACTCTCTTAAGGATTGCTCATGAAGCAGCCGAAGGACTCAGCTTCCTGCATTCATATGCGTCTCCCCCAATAATTCACGGTGATGTAAAAACTTCCAACATCTTGCTTGATGATAACTATATGGCCAAAGTGTCAGACTTCGGAGCTTCCATACTAGCCCCATCTGATAAAGAGCAGTTTGTCACAATGGTTCAAGGTACTTGTGGTTACCTTGACCCCGAATACATGCAAACATGCCAGTTAACAGACAAAAGTGACGTATACAGCTTTGGAGTTATCCTTTTGGAGATCCTCACGGGTCAGCTGCCACTGAAGCTTGAGGGGTCTGAGAAGCAAAGAAGCTTGTCATTGATTTTCCTATCTGCAATGAAGGAAAATAATCTAGATGCCGTGTTGGCGAGCCACGTGAAAGGTCAAGAGAGCATGGAGTTACTGATAGGACTTGCGGACCTAGCTAAGAAGTGCCTAGATATGTGTGGTGAAAATAGGCCCTCTATGAAAGAGGTTGCCGATGAGCTCAACCGATTGAGGAAACTTTCAGTGCATCCTTGGGCACGACTCGACATCGAGACAAATGCTGAAAACCTTCTCGGAGGAGAATCTACGAGTGGGTATGAAATAGAATTAAGCGGGTATCCTACGGGTGAAAGTGAGGACCTACCCATAAACCCAGGAAGTTCCTATTATGCAAGGTGA